From one Mycobacterium colombiense CECT 3035 genomic stretch:
- a CDS encoding NDMA-dependent alcohol dehydrogenase, with amino-acid sequence MKTKGAVLWGLNEKWSVEEIELDPPQEGELLVEFAATGLCHSDHHIRTGDMFGVSFPLIGGHEGAGIVQEVGPGVRDVAVGDHVVTSFLPACGRCRWCASGHQNLCDYGATILAGVQADGTFRRRARGQGIGALSGVGSFAQWGVLSEASVVKVDNDVPLSRACLLGCGVTTGWGSAVNTANVSPGDVVLVVGCGGIGSGAIQGARLAGAEHIVVVDIAPSKRDKAFQFGATHFATSIEEATELLGEITRGVMADSAILTPGVLEGAMINDALNAVRKGGAVVATALASMSDVTPTLPLTLFTLFQKRLLGSLYGEANPRADIPRLISLYRSGKLLLDETVTTEYKLDDINEAYDDMLAGRNIRGVIIHDH; translated from the coding sequence ATGAAGACCAAGGGAGCAGTTCTGTGGGGGCTGAACGAGAAGTGGTCGGTGGAAGAGATCGAACTCGATCCGCCGCAGGAAGGCGAGTTACTCGTCGAGTTCGCCGCCACGGGGCTATGCCATTCCGACCACCACATCCGCACCGGCGACATGTTCGGGGTGAGTTTTCCCTTGATAGGTGGACACGAAGGGGCGGGCATCGTGCAGGAGGTCGGCCCGGGAGTGCGCGACGTCGCCGTGGGAGACCACGTGGTCACCTCTTTCCTGCCGGCGTGCGGACGCTGCCGCTGGTGCGCCAGCGGGCATCAGAACCTCTGTGATTACGGGGCGACCATACTCGCGGGAGTCCAGGCCGACGGCACCTTCCGGCGCCGGGCCAGAGGGCAGGGCATCGGCGCCCTCTCCGGCGTCGGGAGTTTCGCGCAGTGGGGCGTGTTGTCGGAAGCCTCAGTGGTCAAGGTCGACAACGATGTGCCGCTGTCGCGCGCATGTCTTCTCGGCTGCGGCGTAACCACCGGCTGGGGTTCGGCCGTCAATACCGCGAACGTCAGTCCCGGCGACGTGGTGCTCGTGGTTGGCTGCGGAGGGATCGGCAGCGGTGCCATTCAGGGCGCGCGGTTGGCGGGAGCGGAACACATCGTCGTGGTCGATATTGCGCCGAGCAAGCGCGACAAAGCGTTTCAGTTCGGAGCCACTCACTTTGCCACCTCGATCGAGGAAGCAACCGAATTGCTTGGCGAGATTACGCGCGGCGTCATGGCCGACTCGGCCATCCTCACGCCAGGCGTGCTCGAAGGCGCGATGATCAACGACGCGCTCAATGCGGTCCGGAAGGGCGGTGCCGTCGTGGCCACCGCCCTGGCTTCGATGTCCGACGTGACGCCGACGCTGCCGCTGACGTTGTTCACGTTGTTCCAAAAGCGCCTGCTGGGCAGCCTGTACGGCGAAGCAAACCCGCGGGCCGACATCCCTCGACTGATCAGCCTGTATCGAAGCGGCAAGCTGCTGCTCGACGAAACCGTCACCACCGAGTACAAGCTCGACGACATCAATGAGGCCTACGACGACATGCTCGCCGGGCGCAACATCCGTGGGGTGATCATCCACGACCACTGA
- a CDS encoding limonene-1,2-epoxide hydrolase family protein — protein sequence MSSPVDVVRHFCALMEQRDAEALRPLLADGAVYQNVGMPAFSGPDAIVENMAAQFAMFPDAYAFEIVNLASDGSVVLTERLDYIQAPDGSKPAIPVMGTFVVDDEGRITRWTDYFDLNLIMKLMQGEDISALVPATA from the coding sequence ATGTCTTCACCAGTCGATGTAGTCCGCCACTTCTGCGCCTTGATGGAACAGCGCGACGCCGAAGCGTTGCGTCCCCTGCTCGCCGATGGGGCCGTTTATCAGAACGTGGGAATGCCCGCATTCAGCGGACCCGACGCCATCGTGGAGAACATGGCCGCCCAATTCGCGATGTTCCCGGACGCCTACGCCTTCGAAATCGTCAACCTCGCCAGCGACGGTTCCGTGGTGCTCACCGAACGCCTGGACTACATCCAGGCTCCGGACGGAAGCAAGCCGGCCATCCCGGTAATGGGGACCTTCGTCGTGGATGACGAAGGAAGGATCACTCGCTGGACCGACTATTTCGACCTGAATCTGATCATGAAGCTGATGCAGGGCGAAGACATCAGCGCCCTGGTGCCAGCGACCGCATGA
- a CDS encoding SAM-dependent methyltransferase yields the protein MSWDVTTDLGSTALAVAAQRAAETAQDDPLIHDEFAAVLVAAANEPGWQQIACGDLSWMGAEDDVGRRVARTGREYVAARTVFFDEFCADAAGLGISQFVILAAGLDARAYRLVALSDKRVYEIDQPAVQAFKTAALTAHGATPLADLRWVPVDLRDERWPLMLKEAGWDKSLPTAWLVEGLLPYLSSTEHNALFDTLTALSAPGSRLAAEVYHHSTMHFGDERLTAWRDGAAEIDDALGVDVDVTAFIKNHDASDTASWLSQHGWRVDSLDSREMMSRLGRPIPPDLRDVAPASSLVTAIRCGP from the coding sequence ATGAGTTGGGACGTCACCACCGATCTGGGATCGACAGCGCTTGCGGTCGCTGCGCAACGCGCAGCGGAAACAGCACAAGACGACCCGTTGATCCACGACGAGTTTGCCGCGGTGCTGGTGGCGGCGGCCAATGAGCCGGGTTGGCAACAGATAGCGTGTGGCGACCTGTCGTGGATGGGCGCAGAGGACGATGTCGGGCGGCGGGTCGCGCGTACGGGCAGGGAGTACGTCGCCGCACGGACGGTCTTCTTCGACGAGTTCTGTGCTGACGCAGCGGGTTTAGGGATCAGCCAATTCGTCATCCTCGCGGCCGGCCTCGACGCCCGCGCCTACCGCCTCGTCGCTCTCAGCGACAAGCGCGTGTACGAAATCGACCAGCCCGCGGTCCAGGCGTTCAAAACCGCCGCCTTGACAGCGCATGGCGCTACTCCGCTGGCCGACCTGCGTTGGGTTCCTGTCGACCTGCGCGACGAGCGTTGGCCGCTGATGTTGAAGGAAGCGGGATGGGACAAGTCCCTGCCGACCGCCTGGCTCGTCGAGGGCCTACTGCCCTACCTCTCGTCAACCGAGCACAACGCGCTCTTCGACACGCTCACCGCGCTAAGCGCGCCGGGTAGCCGGCTGGCCGCCGAGGTTTATCACCACTCGACAATGCATTTCGGCGACGAACGGCTGACCGCTTGGCGCGACGGGGCAGCCGAGATCGACGACGCGCTGGGCGTAGACGTGGATGTAACGGCCTTCATCAAAAACCACGATGCCAGCGATACGGCGTCGTGGTTGTCGCAGCACGGATGGAGGGTGGATTCTCTGGACAGCCGCGAAATGATGTCGCGCCTCGGCAGGCCGATCCCACCGGACCTCCGCGACGTTGCGCCGGCCAGCTCGCTGGTAACAGCGATCCGCTGCGGGCCGTAG
- a CDS encoding nitroreductase family deazaflavin-dependent oxidoreductase has product MRVPRAVANFNRRVTNPAARSITPWLPGQGTLEHVGRKSGKRYRTPLLVFPTRDGFVILIGYGLKSDWLKNVFAGGQALLHKRGKGIALANPRLLSKAEAATLVTGPSGVFYRLFPYNEAALVLTKVNSTP; this is encoded by the coding sequence ATGCGAGTGCCAAGAGCCGTCGCGAACTTCAATCGACGAGTCACCAATCCAGCGGCTCGCTCGATCACGCCATGGCTTCCGGGCCAAGGGACACTTGAGCACGTCGGACGCAAATCAGGCAAGCGTTATCGAACGCCGCTGCTGGTTTTTCCCACCCGCGACGGCTTCGTCATTCTCATCGGGTACGGGCTGAAATCGGACTGGTTGAAGAATGTCTTCGCGGGTGGACAGGCGCTGCTGCACAAGCGCGGCAAGGGCATCGCGCTCGCCAATCCCCGCCTCCTGAGTAAGGCCGAGGCCGCAACGCTCGTTACCGGGCCTTCCGGTGTGTTCTACCGCCTGTTTCCGTACAACGAAGCGGCGCTGGTGTTGACCAAAGTCAATTCCACGCCGTGA
- a CDS encoding NADP-dependent oxidoreductase encodes MRLEDFQPKEIGPRDVRVRMRAASANPMDFGIRNGRMKTLTGRNFPRGMGYDFAGTVEAVGNDVTRVRIGDDVLGGVSIKESGAFADVVVAREDDLVKKPAGLSFEAAAAIPVVGITAYQALFNKGNLRRGGSVFVHASLGGVGRSAVQLASARGATVAGSCRPGSAGEARALGVDPIVDFDFAPDVLQQKFDVVLDAAGTLPVKTARKILARKGRIVTVKPSPVNMARSALPGPFRVVVGQSSTADLEAIAQAAGDGHLSLPIAQVVPLSEAIPALTNLEQNGTAKRGKLIIVPG; translated from the coding sequence ATGCGGCTCGAAGACTTTCAGCCTAAAGAAATCGGGCCGCGGGATGTCCGCGTTCGGATGCGGGCGGCCTCCGCCAACCCGATGGACTTCGGCATCCGCAATGGTCGGATGAAAACACTGACGGGTCGGAACTTTCCGCGAGGGATGGGCTATGACTTCGCCGGCACCGTCGAGGCTGTCGGTAACGACGTCACGCGAGTGCGAATCGGCGACGACGTTCTCGGTGGGGTGTCGATCAAGGAATCGGGCGCCTTCGCCGACGTGGTTGTGGCCCGCGAGGATGACCTCGTCAAGAAGCCTGCGGGGTTGTCATTCGAAGCAGCGGCTGCGATCCCCGTCGTCGGCATAACCGCCTATCAAGCGCTGTTCAACAAGGGCAACCTGCGCCGAGGAGGCTCAGTGTTCGTGCACGCCAGCCTCGGGGGAGTCGGACGGTCCGCGGTTCAATTGGCCTCTGCCCGCGGGGCAACTGTGGCCGGCAGTTGCCGTCCCGGTTCAGCCGGTGAGGCCCGCGCACTCGGAGTCGATCCCATCGTTGATTTCGACTTCGCCCCCGACGTCCTTCAGCAGAAATTCGACGTCGTCCTAGACGCCGCCGGCACGCTACCGGTCAAAACCGCCCGAAAGATATTGGCTCGGAAAGGCCGCATCGTCACTGTGAAACCCAGTCCGGTCAACATGGCTAGAAGCGCCTTGCCCGGTCCATTCCGCGTCGTCGTGGGCCAATCGTCGACGGCCGACCTCGAAGCGATTGCGCAAGCTGCTGGTGATGGTCATCTCAGCCTGCCCATCGCGCAAGTGGTGCCCCTGTCGGAAGCAATCCCAGCACTGACGAACCTAGAACAAAACGGAACAGCCAAGCGAGGCAAGCTCATCATCGTGCCCGGATAG
- a CDS encoding alpha/beta hydrolase → MQTAGMPVDIPSEMITSLLRPEFDGLAPVEVFPGVASYLDRTYATVIGFRPLTMDVHIPQSPAATPIPVVIYAHPGGFFAGIKQMGPWKFLLDAGLAVVSVQYRLSGEAVFPAALHDVAAAVRCVRAGAPHYGFDPDRIVGFGSSAGAYLISAVALAGDGSDLVGGIEPYSEVSCRLTAVVEHYGPSDFLTHDEDARPDAIEAMDGPDSTLARFFGFVPSSRPDIVQRANLCHLAHHDAPPFLIVHGDHDRRVGIEQSRRLHRALTATGASAELVEIAGGDHGSPHFNAAPLHQKTLAFLESVLALALNR, encoded by the coding sequence CATCGTTGCTTCGACCTGAGTTCGACGGTTTGGCTCCAGTTGAGGTCTTCCCCGGCGTGGCGAGCTATTTGGACCGCACATACGCCACCGTCATCGGGTTTCGGCCACTGACGATGGATGTGCACATCCCACAGAGCCCGGCGGCGACACCCATTCCTGTTGTTATATACGCACATCCAGGAGGATTCTTCGCCGGGATCAAGCAAATGGGCCCGTGGAAGTTTCTGCTCGATGCGGGCCTGGCCGTGGTGTCGGTTCAGTACCGGCTCAGCGGCGAGGCTGTCTTCCCCGCTGCTCTTCACGATGTCGCCGCAGCGGTGCGTTGTGTGCGAGCCGGTGCCCCACACTACGGATTCGATCCCGACCGCATCGTCGGATTCGGTTCCAGCGCAGGCGCTTATCTCATCAGCGCGGTCGCGCTCGCCGGCGACGGTAGCGACCTGGTCGGCGGCATCGAGCCCTACTCGGAGGTGTCATGCCGCTTGACGGCCGTCGTGGAGCACTACGGTCCCTCGGACTTCCTCACACATGATGAGGACGCACGCCCCGACGCCATCGAAGCGATGGATGGGCCAGACAGCACATTGGCACGCTTCTTCGGGTTTGTCCCCTCTAGCCGGCCAGACATTGTGCAACGGGCAAACCTGTGCCACCTCGCACACCACGACGCCCCGCCCTTCTTGATTGTCCACGGCGACCACGACCGTCGCGTCGGCATCGAGCAAAGCCGGCGGCTTCATCGTGCACTCACCGCGACAGGTGCCTCGGCCGAGCTGGTCGAGATCGCCGGCGGCGACCACGGCTCACCACACTTCAACGCTGCGCCGCTGCACCAGAAAACCCTGGCGTTCCTCGAGTCCGTTCTTGCACTAGCCCTGAACCGTTGA